From a single Solanum dulcamara chromosome 4, daSolDulc1.2, whole genome shotgun sequence genomic region:
- the LOC129884083 gene encoding aspartic proteinase CDR1-like: MTIFSFTLLIAFSLAITLTQTSLLRPEVEAKSGGFSIELIHPSSKRSPASLSIELVPDFLGNYLINFSVGTPPKFQLAVAGSTFMNWIQCEPCVQCYSQHLPIFNSLKSSTYKALPCASPKCFQDNCEGSHCTYVAEYVDQSYSYGDLAVEMFTFYSPQGVEEISFPDIVFGCAHRSKLETTAPKVSGIISLTNSPQSLISQIIPSFGKIFSYCFVPLAQLDVPSTLTFGENAWGSTGSLFTPMLVKELDPSYFLTLVGISIGGKRIDFFGNSSNIFREGNIKIDSGTAMTVLPTSFYSQIKTTFIQAIDAEPLVYENSISLCYKDLTVVPSVTMHFIAVDLPLSKDNIMFPKGEGIWCLAFRPTEGQPLYGNVAQTNFLVGYDLNKMTISFKATDCTKLA, from the coding sequence ATGACCATCTTCTCTTTCACTCTCCTGATTGCTTTTTCCTTGGCAATCACCCTCACTCAAACCTCTCTTTTACGGCCGGAAGTGGAAGCAAAGTCTGGTGGATTTAGCATTGAGCTGATCCACCCTTCTTCTAAGAGATCTCCTGCTTCCCTTTCCATTGAGTTGGTTCCGGATTTTCTTGGCAATTACTTAATAAATTTTTCAGTTGGAACCCCACCAAAGTTCCAACTCGCAGTGGCCGGAAGTACTTTCATGAACTGGATACAATGCGAGCCATGTGTCCAGTGCTACTCACAACACCTCCCCATATTTAACTCTTTAAAATCTTCCACCTACAAGGCACTGCCTTGTGCCTCTCCTAAATGCTTCCAAGATAACTGTGAGGGAAGCCATTGTACCTATGTCGCGGAATATGTTGATCAAAGTTACTCGTATGGTGATTTAGCCGTGGAAATGTTTACTTTCTACTCTCCACAAGGAGTTGAGGAAATTTCTTTTCCGGATATTGTGTTTGGATGTGCTCATAGATCCAAACTTGAAACTACTGCTCCAAAGGTATCCGGCATAATAAGTCTTACCAATTCTCCGCAGTCCTTAATTTCACAAATAATTCCctcttttggaaaaatattctcCTATTGCTTTGTGCCTTTGGCACAGTTAGATGTCCCAAGCACACTGACATTTGGTGAAAATGCTTGGGGGAGTACTGGATCACTATTCACTCCTATGCTTGTGAAGGAGTTGGATCCGTCCTATTTCCTAACCCTCGTGGGGATATCGATTGGTGGCAAAAGAATCGATTTCTTTGGTAATTCCTCAAATATATTCCGAGAgggaaatattaaaatagactcaggAACTGCCATGACAGTCCTTCCAACATCATTCTACAGCCAAATCAAAACAACATTTATACAAGCCATCGATGCAGAACCGTTAGTTTATGAGAACTCAATTAGCCTCTGCTACAAGGACTTGACTGTGGTTCCTTCGGTAACAATGCATTTTATTGCAGTGGACCTACCTCTATCGAAGGACAATATAATGTTTCCCAAGGGTGAAGGAATTTGGTGCCTAGCATTTCGACCAACGGAAGGTCAACCGTTGTACGGGAATGTGGCCCAAACAAACTTTCTAGTCGGTTACGATCTGAataaaatgaccatatctttcAAGGCCACTGATTGTACCAAGTTGGCctga